In Buchnera aphidicola (Schlechtendalia peitan), one genomic interval encodes:
- the dnaB gene encoding replicative DNA helicase gives MSKKKIFNDQVKDVMLPHSLEAEQSILGGLMLDNEQWDCIAEQITEHDFFSYPHKLIFREMQYLLNRGYPIDLITLSESLEKQGKLESIGRFSYLAELSKNIPSTANISAYAEIVREHSIIREIIQTAYKIIHIGHNLKGQTSEELLNLAESKIFNITENRLKKNNQPKNIEHILDTTLKNIEKLFNSSNKGITGINTGYQDLNKKTSGLQPSNLIIIAARPSMGKTTFAMNICENIAMTYDKPVLIFSLEMSGEQIMMRMLSSLSRVNQDKIRTGQLNDEDWSRISSTINILLKKKNMYIDDSSTLTPTEMRSRSRRIYRENNGLSLIMVDYLQLMKVPSLIGNRTLEIAEVSRTLKALAKELQVPIIALSQLNRLLEQRGDKRPINSDLRESGSLEQDADLIMFIYRDELYHENTDLKGIAEIIIGKQRNGPIGTIKLTFNGHWSRFDNYFGSKCYEK, from the coding sequence ATTGCAGAACAAATCACAGAACACGATTTCTTTAGTTATCCTCATAAATTAATTTTTCGAGAAATGCAATACTTGCTAAACCGTGGATATCCTATCGATCTTATAACATTGTCAGAATCTTTAGAAAAACAGGGAAAATTAGAAAGCATAGGAAGATTTTCTTATTTGGCAGAACTATCTAAAAACATTCCTAGTACTGCTAATATTTCAGCATATGCTGAAATAGTACGAGAACATTCTATTATTCGTGAAATTATTCAAACAGCATACAAAATAATTCATATTGGACACAATTTAAAAGGACAAACTAGTGAAGAACTTTTAAATTTAGCTGAATCTAAAATATTTAATATTACAGAAAATCGTCTAAAAAAAAATAATCAACCCAAAAATATAGAACACATACTAGATACTACTCTAAAAAATATTGAAAAACTATTCAACTCATCTAATAAAGGAATTACTGGAATTAATACAGGATATCAAGATCTTAATAAAAAAACATCCGGTTTACAACCTTCAAATTTAATTATTATTGCAGCACGACCCTCAATGGGAAAAACAACATTTGCTATGAATATTTGTGAAAATATTGCAATGACTTATGATAAACCAGTATTGATTTTTAGTTTAGAAATGTCGGGGGAACAAATAATGATGAGAATGTTATCTTCTTTATCTCGAGTAAATCAAGATAAAATACGAACAGGACAACTTAATGATGAAGATTGGTCTAGAATTTCTAGCACAATCAATATCCTATTAAAGAAAAAAAATATGTATATTGACGATTCATCCACTTTAACACCGACTGAAATGCGATCTAGATCACGCAGGATTTATCGAGAAAATAACGGATTAAGCTTAATTATGGTCGACTATCTACAATTAATGAAAGTTCCTTCACTAATAGGAAATAGAACGTTAGAAATAGCTGAAGTTTCACGAACATTAAAAGCATTAGCAAAAGAATTACAAGTTCCTATCATTGCCTTGTCACAATTAAATAGATTATTAGAACAGAGGGGGGATAAACGACCTATTAATTCTGACTTACGCGAATCTGGTTCTTTAGAACAAGATGCAGATTTAATAATGTTTATATATAGAGACGAATTATATCACGAAAATACAGATCTAAAAGGAATAGCGGAAATTATCATAGGAAAACAAAGAAATGGACCTATTGGCACAATTAAATTAACTTTTAATGGTCATTGGTCACGATTTGACAATTATTTTGGATCTAAATGCTACGAAAAATAA
- the gshB gene encoding glutathione synthase, whose translation MKIKLGIIMDPIYSINIQKDSSFAILLEAQKRGYLIYYMELSDLYLKNDQPFSKSKLLLLKNNTKKWFSFEKSEDISLLDLNIILIRKDPPVNEQYIYTTYILEEAEKKGVLVINKPKSLRDFNEKLFTIWFPNFIPHTLVTSNIDKIYNFLQKHDDIIIKPLNGMGGMSIFRIKKNDSNTMVIIETMTNYGKKLCMSQIYIPDIQHGDKRILIINGKPFPWCLSRIPKINENRGNLAVGGIGKVHKLTSNDWKIANSVGEVLKKHGLHFVGLDVIGNKLTEINITSPTCIKEIEAQCKISISNIILNSIEKRLINNY comes from the coding sequence ATGAAAATAAAATTAGGAATTATAATGGATCCTATTTATTCTATTAATATACAGAAAGATTCTAGCTTTGCTATATTACTAGAAGCACAAAAAAGAGGATATTTAATATATTATATGGAATTATCAGACTTATACTTAAAAAATGATCAACCTTTTTCAAAATCTAAATTATTATTACTAAAAAATAATACTAAAAAATGGTTTTCTTTTGAAAAATCAGAAGACATTTCACTGTTAGATTTAAATATAATCTTAATTAGAAAAGATCCTCCCGTAAATGAGCAATATATATATACTACATATATTCTTGAAGAAGCTGAAAAAAAAGGTGTACTCGTAATTAATAAACCCAAGAGTTTACGAGATTTTAACGAAAAACTATTTACTATATGGTTTCCTAATTTCATTCCTCATACACTAGTAACTAGCAATATTGATAAAATATATAATTTTTTACAAAAACATGATGATATTATAATAAAACCATTAAATGGAATGGGAGGAATGTCAATTTTTCGTATTAAGAAAAACGATTCTAATACAATGGTCATTATCGAAACTATGACTAATTATGGAAAAAAATTGTGTATGTCTCAAATTTATATTCCAGATATTCAACATGGAGATAAAAGAATACTGATTATTAACGGGAAACCATTTCCTTGGTGTTTATCTAGAATTCCAAAAATTAACGAAAATAGAGGGAATTTAGCCGTAGGAGGAATAGGAAAAGTACACAAACTTACTTCAAATGACTGGAAAATAGCTAATTCTGTAGGAGAAGTACTTAAAAAACATGGATTGCATTTTGTAGGACTGGATGTTATTGGAAATAAACTAACAGAAATTAATATCACTAGCCCTACATGTATAAAAGAAATTGAAGCTCAATGTAAAATATCTATAAGTAATATTATCCTAAATTCCATAGAAAAACGTCTAATTAATAATTATTAA
- the ruvX gene encoding Holliday junction resolvase RuvX, with the protein MIVLAFDFGKKNIGVAVGQNITKTAKTLSCIKIKKNVINFEIFKKLFYEWKPYVAIVGLPLNMDGTQQKITKHTKKFAKQLFEHFKIPIYLHDERLTTIEAKTTLFEKYGFKSLKKERINSMSAVIILESWFMNNNSIYMKSLKRN; encoded by the coding sequence ATGATAGTTTTAGCTTTTGATTTTGGAAAAAAAAATATTGGAGTCGCAGTGGGGCAAAACATTACAAAAACTGCAAAAACTTTGTCGTGTATTAAAATAAAAAAAAATGTAATAAATTTTGAAATATTTAAAAAATTATTCTATGAATGGAAACCATATGTTGCAATTGTTGGATTGCCACTTAATATGGATGGAACGCAACAAAAAATCACAAAACACACTAAAAAATTTGCGAAACAATTGTTTGAACACTTCAAAATACCAATATATCTACATGATGAAAGGTTGACTACCATAGAAGCAAAAACTACATTATTTGAAAAATATGGATTTAAATCTCTTAAAAAAGAAAGGATAAATTCAATGTCCGCCGTTATTATTTTAGAAAGTTGGTTCATGAATAATAACAGTATATACATGAAATCATTAA